One Paraburkholderia sp. IMGN_8 DNA window includes the following coding sequences:
- the lnt gene encoding apolipoprotein N-acyltransferase gives MADPITSRSRRGVSAPAAEETRGRALPRWHYLVALAAGAANTLSFAPTPHGGWLELVIFAFFFTWLTRTTGWKSAALTGGAFGFGNFVTGVWWLYVSMHDYGGMAAPLAGAAVVLFSLYLALYPALAAGVWSFCAGHARNGALDDDKPFSPTLHGALAFASAWAIGEWLRGTVFTGFPWLASGYAQVDGPLAGFAPVAGVYGVGWMLALVAALIAQALVRLREPLDTTKGSKRGARVAVPALIALALLAAGLLLPLAQWTVPANAALSVRLLQGNVKQEMKFEEAGMRAAIDQFQQMITSRPADLVVTPETAIPVLAQQLPPQFASAVRNFSDTTGTAVLFGAIGGTITPEGQVIDYTNSLFGVTPGTRDVYRYDKHHLVPFGEFVPWGFRWFVNLMRIPLGDFARGAPVQKPFIVHNQPVAVDICYEDIFGEEIARSIRESDTPAGVLINSTNLAWFGDTIALDQHLQIARMRSLETGRPMLRATNTGMTAAIDANGKVLGRLTPYTVGSLDVTVQGTSGRTPYVTSGNNTVLAISLFLLAFGFAFGPGITRRRSGKN, from the coding sequence ATGGCCGACCCGATTACTTCCCGTTCGCGCCGCGGCGTGAGTGCCCCTGCCGCCGAGGAAACACGCGGCCGCGCACTGCCCCGCTGGCACTATCTCGTCGCTTTGGCCGCCGGTGCGGCCAACACGCTTTCGTTTGCGCCGACGCCGCACGGCGGCTGGCTCGAACTCGTGATCTTCGCGTTTTTCTTCACGTGGCTCACACGCACGACCGGCTGGAAGAGCGCCGCGCTGACGGGCGGCGCATTTGGCTTCGGCAACTTCGTCACCGGCGTGTGGTGGCTGTACGTCAGCATGCATGACTACGGCGGCATGGCCGCGCCGCTGGCGGGCGCGGCGGTCGTGCTGTTCTCGTTGTATCTGGCGCTTTATCCGGCGCTGGCCGCGGGTGTCTGGTCTTTCTGCGCCGGCCACGCGCGCAACGGCGCACTCGACGACGACAAACCCTTTTCGCCGACCTTGCACGGCGCGCTGGCTTTTGCCAGTGCCTGGGCGATCGGTGAATGGCTGCGCGGCACCGTGTTCACCGGTTTTCCGTGGCTCGCGAGCGGCTATGCGCAGGTCGACGGTCCGCTCGCCGGTTTTGCGCCGGTGGCGGGCGTATACGGCGTCGGCTGGATGCTGGCGCTGGTGGCGGCGTTGATCGCGCAGGCTTTAGTGCGTTTGCGTGAGCCGCTCGATACCACTAAAGGCAGTAAGCGTGGCGCACGTGTCGCCGTGCCGGCGCTGATCGCGCTCGCGCTGCTTGCGGCCGGCCTGCTGCTGCCGCTCGCGCAATGGACCGTACCGGCCAACGCGGCGCTCTCCGTGCGCCTGTTGCAAGGCAACGTCAAGCAGGAGATGAAGTTCGAGGAAGCGGGCATGCGCGCCGCGATCGACCAGTTTCAGCAGATGATCACGTCGAGGCCCGCCGACCTGGTCGTCACGCCGGAAACGGCCATTCCGGTACTCGCGCAACAATTGCCGCCGCAGTTTGCGTCGGCGGTGCGCAACTTTTCGGATACCACGGGCACCGCGGTCCTGTTCGGCGCGATCGGCGGCACCATTACCCCGGAAGGTCAGGTGATCGACTATACGAACAGCCTGTTCGGCGTCACGCCGGGCACCCGCGACGTGTATCGCTACGATAAGCACCACCTCGTGCCGTTCGGCGAATTCGTGCCATGGGGTTTTCGCTGGTTCGTGAATCTGATGCGCATTCCGCTCGGCGATTTCGCACGTGGCGCGCCGGTGCAGAAACCGTTCATCGTGCATAACCAGCCGGTCGCCGTCGATATTTGCTACGAGGATATTTTCGGCGAAGAGATCGCGCGGAGCATCCGCGAGAGCGATACGCCCGCGGGCGTGCTGATCAACTCGACGAATCTCGCCTGGTTCGGCGACACAATCGCGCTCGATCAGCATTTGCAGATTGCGCGGATGCGTTCGCTGGAGACCGGCCGGCCGATGCTGCGCGCGACCAACACCGGCATGACGGCTGCGATCGATGCTAACGGCAAGGTGCTGGGGCGCCTGACGCCTTACACAGTCGGTTCGCTCGATGTGACAGTACAAGGCACGTCGGGCAGGACGCCTTATGTGACGAGCGGCAACAACACGGTGCTGGCGATTTCGTTGTTCCTGCTGGCTTTCGGGTTTGCGTTCGGGCCAGGGATTACGCGGCGGCGCAGCGGTAAGAATTGA
- a CDS encoding transporter associated domain-containing protein: MNDTYPSRRQIDKPQEKRSLLERLTDFISPEPDSRGELLEILQDAHERNLIDADSLSMIEGVFQVSELCARDIMVPRAQMDAINIADNPAEFIPYVLEKAHSRYPVFEGNRDNIIGVLLAKDLLRYYAEEEFDVRGMLRPAVFIPESKRLNVLLHDFRVNRNHLAVVVDEYGGVAGLITIEDVLEQIVGDIEDEYDFDEESGNIIASPDGRFRVRALTEIEQFNEAFGTHYSDEEVDTIGGLVTHHFGRVPHRGEKVRIDDLIFEILRGDARQIHMLLVRRDPLAGQRERDAQHVQT; the protein is encoded by the coding sequence ATGAACGACACGTATCCCAGTCGACGCCAAATCGACAAACCGCAGGAAAAGCGCTCACTCCTCGAGCGACTGACCGACTTCATCTCGCCTGAGCCCGACTCGCGCGGCGAACTTCTGGAAATTCTGCAGGACGCGCACGAGCGCAACCTGATCGACGCCGACTCGCTGTCGATGATCGAGGGCGTGTTCCAGGTTTCCGAGCTCTGCGCGCGCGACATCATGGTGCCGCGCGCACAAATGGACGCGATCAACATCGCGGACAATCCCGCCGAATTCATCCCCTACGTGCTGGAAAAAGCGCACTCGCGCTATCCGGTTTTTGAAGGCAATCGCGACAACATCATCGGCGTGCTGCTGGCCAAAGACCTGCTGCGCTACTACGCCGAAGAGGAATTCGACGTGCGCGGCATGCTGCGCCCCGCCGTATTCATTCCAGAGTCGAAACGCCTGAACGTGCTGCTGCACGACTTTCGCGTGAATCGCAATCACCTCGCGGTCGTGGTCGACGAATACGGCGGCGTCGCCGGTCTGATCACGATTGAGGACGTGCTGGAACAGATCGTCGGCGATATTGAAGACGAATACGATTTCGACGAGGAAAGCGGCAACATCATCGCCTCGCCGGACGGCCGGTTCCGCGTGCGCGCGCTCACCGAGATCGAACAGTTCAACGAGGCGTTCGGCACGCATTACTCAGACGAGGAAGTCGATACGATCGGCGGCCTCGTCACGCATCACTTCGGACGCGTGCCGCATCGTGGCGAAAAGGTCCGCATCGACGATCTGATCTTCGAGATTCTGCGTGGCGACGCCCGCCAGATTCACATGCTGCTGGTGCGCCGCGATCCGCTTGCCGGCCAGCGCGAGCGCGACGCACAGCACGTGCAGACCTGA
- a CDS encoding gamma-glutamylcyclotransferase → MSTSSPEADTRQPCPDYPPALGESRLLTDEELRASLECTLRDWDRKSDLWLFGYGSLIWNPGLPTVEATRSKVHGYHRGLYLWSRVNRGTPEQPGLVLALDRGGSCTGIAFRLAAEGAMPHLDALWRREMAMGSYRPAWLPCVLADGRRVDALAFVMRRDVSTYTGKLRDEVVKTVFGCARGRYGTTLDYVSRTVHALRESGMPDRALEALLERCREESGEARQ, encoded by the coding sequence GTGAGCACCTCTTCCCCCGAAGCCGACACCCGCCAGCCCTGTCCGGACTACCCGCCGGCGCTCGGCGAATCGCGGCTGCTGACGGACGAGGAGCTGCGCGCGTCGCTCGAATGCACGTTGCGCGACTGGGACCGCAAAAGCGATCTGTGGCTGTTCGGCTATGGCTCGCTGATCTGGAATCCCGGCCTGCCCACCGTCGAAGCGACCCGCTCCAAGGTGCATGGTTACCACCGCGGGCTGTATCTGTGGTCGCGCGTGAATCGCGGCACGCCCGAACAGCCGGGCCTCGTGCTCGCGCTCGATCGCGGCGGTTCCTGCACCGGTATTGCGTTTCGCCTGGCCGCCGAGGGCGCGATGCCGCATCTCGACGCACTGTGGCGCCGTGAAATGGCGATGGGTTCGTATCGTCCGGCATGGCTGCCGTGCGTGCTCGCCGACGGCCGGCGCGTCGATGCGCTCGCGTTCGTGATGCGCCGCGACGTGTCCACCTACACCGGCAAACTGCGCGACGAGGTCGTCAAAACCGTGTTCGGTTGCGCCCGCGGCCGCTACGGCACGACGCTCGACTACGTCAGCCGCACCGTGCATGCGCTGCGCGAAAGCGGCATGCCGGACCGCGCGCTGGAAGCGCTGCTCGAGCGCTGCCGCGAGGAAAGCGGCGAGGCGAGGCAGTAG
- the ybeY gene encoding rRNA maturation RNase YbeY, with amino-acid sequence MSRAPKLTLNLQFPAAKAWPEHKALLPRATVAGWIRAALFADGELTVRFVDAEEGRTLNRTYRGKDYATNVLTFAYAESEDDPVTGDLILCCPVVEKEAAEQGKPLVAHYAHLLVHGTLHAQGYDHEVEEEAEEMEAIETEILGKLGFPDPYQ; translated from the coding sequence ATGAGCCGCGCTCCGAAATTGACGTTGAATCTGCAATTCCCCGCCGCCAAGGCCTGGCCGGAACACAAGGCGCTGCTGCCACGCGCCACCGTGGCCGGCTGGATCCGCGCGGCGCTCTTCGCGGACGGCGAGCTGACGGTGCGTTTTGTCGACGCTGAAGAAGGCCGCACGCTGAACCGCACCTATCGCGGCAAGGATTACGCAACCAACGTGCTGACCTTCGCGTACGCCGAATCCGAAGACGATCCGGTGACCGGCGACCTGATCCTGTGCTGTCCGGTGGTCGAGAAAGAAGCCGCCGAGCAGGGCAAGCCGCTCGTCGCGCACTATGCGCATCTGCTGGTGCACGGCACGCTCCATGCACAAGGCTACGATCACGAGGTCGAGGAAGAAGCTGAGGAAATGGAAGCGATCGAAACTGAAATTCTCGGCAAGCTCGGTTTCCCCGATCCTTATCAATAG
- a CDS encoding PhoH family protein — MKTTQQHLEFTAPREDNARLANLCGPLDENLRQIEQALDVTLQRRGHRIAIRGRGAKLALTALENFYNNAREPLSVDDIQLALVEVRNPARHRTNGKGSEEGDARFPGNPDHPFDQPADNDDEDLEELGPKLYTRRADLRGRTPAQREYLKQIISHDVTFGVGPAGTGKTYLAVACAVDALERDQVKRIVLTRPAVEAGERLGFLPGDLAQKVDPYLRPLYDALYDLLGFDKTAKMFERQMIEIAPLAYMRGRTLNHAFIILDEAQNTTPEQMKMFLTRIGFGSKAVVTGDTTQVDLPRGAKSGLIEAQQVLSEVRGIALTRFTSADVVRHPLVARIVEAYDAHSQKTASPADSR; from the coding sequence TTGAAGACCACTCAGCAGCATCTGGAATTCACCGCACCGCGCGAAGACAACGCGCGGCTCGCCAACCTCTGCGGACCGCTCGATGAAAATCTGCGGCAGATCGAGCAGGCGCTCGACGTGACGCTGCAACGCCGTGGCCATCGCATCGCGATTCGTGGACGCGGCGCGAAACTCGCGCTCACCGCGCTCGAAAACTTCTACAACAACGCACGCGAGCCGCTGTCGGTCGACGACATCCAGCTTGCGCTCGTCGAAGTGCGCAATCCGGCGCGCCATCGCACGAACGGCAAAGGCAGTGAAGAAGGCGATGCGCGTTTCCCCGGCAATCCGGATCATCCGTTCGACCAACCGGCCGACAACGATGACGAAGACCTCGAAGAACTCGGCCCGAAGCTGTACACGCGGCGCGCCGATCTGCGCGGCCGCACGCCGGCGCAACGCGAGTATCTGAAGCAGATCATCTCGCACGACGTGACCTTCGGCGTCGGTCCGGCGGGTACGGGCAAGACGTATCTCGCGGTGGCTTGCGCGGTGGATGCGCTGGAGCGCGATCAGGTCAAGCGCATCGTGCTGACGCGTCCGGCTGTCGAAGCGGGCGAACGCCTCGGCTTCCTGCCGGGCGATCTGGCGCAGAAGGTCGATCCGTATCTGCGCCCACTGTACGACGCGCTGTACGACCTGCTCGGCTTCGACAAAACCGCGAAGATGTTCGAGCGGCAGATGATCGAAATCGCGCCGCTCGCGTACATGCGCGGCCGCACGCTGAACCACGCGTTCATCATCCTCGACGAAGCGCAGAACACCACGCCCGAACAGATGAAGATGTTCCTCACGCGGATCGGCTTCGGCTCGAAGGCGGTGGTCACCGGCGACACGACGCAGGTGGATTTGCCACGCGGTGCGAAGAGCGGACTGATCGAGGCGCAGCAGGTGCTGTCGGAAGTGCGAGGCATTGCGCTCACGCGCTTCACCAGCGCGGACGTGGTGCGGCATCCGCTGGTCGCGCGAATTGTGGAGGCGTACGATGCGCATTCGCAGAAGACCGCCAGTCCGGCGGATTCTCGCTGA
- the miaB gene encoding tRNA (N6-isopentenyl adenosine(37)-C2)-methylthiotransferase MiaB produces MTKKVYVKTFGCQMNEYDSDKMVDVLGAAEGLVKTDTPEDADVILFNTCSVREKAQEKVFSDLGRVRELKEANPNLIIGVGGCVASQEGAAIVARAPYVDLVFGPQTLHRLPQMIDKRRESGRAQVDISFPEIEKFDHLPPARVDGPSAFVSIMEGCSKYCSYCVVPYTRGEEVSRPLDDVLTEIAGLADQGVREVTLLGQNVNAYRAGLTLGSSEIADFATLIEYIADIPGIERIRYTTSHPKEFTQRLIDTYAKVPKLVSHLHLPVQHGSDRILMAMKRGYTVLEYKSVIRKLRAIRPDLSLSTDMIVGFPGETEEDFDKMMALVNEMKYDTSFSFIYSPRPGTPAANLHDDTPREVKLKRLQHLQATIEENVQRISDSMVGKVERILVERPARKDPNELAGRTENNRVVNFPAPIASHARLIGQMVDVKIVHAYPHSLRGELVLVHDDAPATTH; encoded by the coding sequence ATGACCAAGAAAGTTTATGTAAAGACCTTTGGCTGCCAGATGAACGAGTACGACTCCGACAAAATGGTCGACGTACTCGGCGCGGCTGAAGGCCTCGTCAAGACGGACACCCCGGAAGACGCGGACGTCATTCTGTTCAACACCTGTTCGGTGCGCGAAAAAGCCCAAGAAAAAGTCTTCTCCGACCTCGGCCGCGTGCGCGAGCTGAAGGAAGCGAATCCGAATCTGATCATCGGCGTCGGCGGTTGCGTGGCGAGCCAGGAAGGCGCGGCGATCGTTGCGCGCGCACCGTATGTCGATCTGGTGTTCGGTCCGCAAACGCTGCACCGTTTGCCGCAGATGATCGACAAGCGCCGCGAAAGCGGCCGCGCGCAAGTCGATATTTCGTTTCCGGAAATCGAGAAGTTCGATCACCTGCCGCCGGCGCGCGTCGACGGCCCGAGCGCGTTCGTGTCGATCATGGAAGGTTGCAGCAAGTACTGCAGCTACTGCGTCGTGCCGTACACGCGCGGCGAGGAAGTGTCGCGTCCGCTGGATGACGTGCTGACCGAAATCGCCGGCCTCGCCGACCAGGGCGTGCGCGAAGTCACGCTGCTCGGTCAGAACGTGAATGCTTACCGCGCTGGCCTCACGCTCGGCTCGTCTGAAATCGCCGACTTCGCGACGCTGATCGAATACATCGCCGATATTCCGGGCATCGAACGGATTCGCTACACCACGTCGCATCCGAAGGAATTCACGCAGCGCCTGATCGACACCTACGCGAAAGTGCCGAAGCTGGTCAGCCACCTGCACCTTCCCGTGCAGCACGGCTCCGATCGCATTTTGATGGCGATGAAGCGTGGCTATACGGTGCTCGAATACAAGTCGGTGATCCGCAAGCTGCGCGCGATCCGCCCCGACCTGTCGTTGTCGACGGACATGATCGTCGGCTTCCCCGGCGAGACGGAAGAAGACTTCGACAAGATGATGGCACTCGTGAACGAGATGAAGTACGACACCAGCTTCTCGTTCATCTACAGCCCGCGCCCCGGCACGCCGGCAGCGAATCTGCACGACGACACGCCGCGCGAAGTGAAGCTCAAACGCCTGCAACATTTGCAGGCCACCATCGAAGAGAACGTGCAGCGCATCAGCGATTCGATGGTCGGCAAGGTCGAGCGGATTCTGGTCGAGCGCCCGGCGCGCAAGGACCCGAACGAACTCGCGGGCCGCACCGAAAACAATCGCGTGGTGAATTTCCCGGCGCCGATCGCGTCGCACGCACGGCTGATCGGCCAGATGGTCGACGTGAAAATCGTCCACGCGTACCCACATTCGCTACGCGGCGAACTCGTGCTGGTGCACGACGACGCACCCGCCACCACCCACTAA
- a CDS encoding LysR family transcriptional regulator, whose amino-acid sequence MDNLGDIRLFVEAAQQGSLSAAGRKMGLTPAAASARLAKLEAGLKARLFERTTRQLRLTDEGRLYLNCCRQALQSLDDAEAALQAGQGVVRGKVRISATSDFGRNLLMHWLDEFNARYPEVTFALTLSDSLSNLVQEDIDLAIRFGVPQDSSLVARKLAPNRRVLCASPDYIARRGEPKDPHDLANFDCIVLGTASGPVNEWRFTRGDEVQHYTVPFDTARETNDGAVAREWALRGYGIVIKSMWDVEADLRADGLKILLPEWRYPDAPLHALYHRNRFMAPRVRVLLDFLSERFAQVSDELEGLLGLPPERPEARAAAETSFDEGL is encoded by the coding sequence ATGGATAACCTCGGTGACATTCGCCTGTTCGTCGAAGCGGCGCAGCAAGGCAGCCTGTCGGCGGCGGGCCGCAAGATGGGCCTGACACCGGCCGCCGCCAGCGCGCGGCTGGCCAAGCTCGAAGCCGGCCTGAAAGCGCGCCTGTTCGAGCGCACCACCCGCCAGTTGCGGCTCACCGACGAAGGGCGGCTGTACCTCAACTGCTGCCGCCAGGCGCTGCAATCGCTCGACGACGCCGAAGCCGCGCTGCAAGCCGGCCAGGGCGTGGTGCGCGGCAAGGTGCGGATTTCCGCGACCTCCGACTTCGGCCGCAATCTGCTGATGCATTGGCTCGACGAGTTCAACGCGCGCTACCCGGAGGTGACTTTCGCGCTCACGCTGTCGGACTCGCTGTCGAATCTGGTGCAGGAAGACATCGACCTCGCGATCCGCTTCGGCGTGCCGCAGGACAGTTCGCTGGTCGCGCGCAAACTGGCGCCGAACCGGCGCGTGCTGTGCGCGTCGCCGGACTACATCGCGCGGCGCGGCGAGCCGAAGGATCCGCACGATCTGGCGAATTTCGACTGCATCGTGCTCGGCACCGCGTCCGGGCCCGTCAACGAATGGCGCTTCACGCGCGGCGACGAAGTGCAGCACTACACCGTGCCGTTCGACACCGCGCGCGAGACCAACGACGGCGCAGTGGCCCGCGAGTGGGCGCTGCGCGGTTATGGAATCGTGATCAAGTCGATGTGGGACGTGGAAGCGGACTTGCGCGCCGACGGCCTGAAAATCCTGCTGCCGGAGTGGCGCTATCCCGACGCGCCGCTGCACGCGCTCTATCACCGCAACCGTTTCATGGCGCCGCGCGTGCGCGTGCTGCTGGATTTCCTGAGCGAGCGCTTCGCGCAGGTATCGGACGAACTGGAAGGCCTGCTGGGCCTGCCGCCGGAGCGGCCGGAAGCACGGGCCGCGGCAGAAACCTCATTCGACGAAGGGCTATAA
- a CDS encoding extradiol dioxygenase, producing MQLDHATIVTADLDTARRFFVDVVGLTDGARPPFRIDGNWLYANGRPVIHLIDATVQAQVGRAAPRIDHIAFRLESAGEWQALLGRLHTADVPYQLAEVPPMGPQRAELQLFVALAPGVVIEFVTALRHAQHVQL from the coding sequence ATGCAACTCGATCACGCGACGATCGTCACCGCCGATCTCGACACCGCCCGACGTTTTTTCGTCGACGTTGTCGGGCTGACGGATGGCGCGCGGCCGCCGTTCCGGATCGACGGCAATTGGCTGTATGCGAACGGCCGGCCGGTGATTCATCTGATCGACGCGACGGTGCAGGCCCAAGTGGGAAGGGCAGCGCCGCGCATCGATCACATTGCGTTCCGGCTCGAGAGTGCCGGCGAATGGCAGGCGTTGCTCGGCCGGCTGCATACGGCGGACGTGCCCTACCAGCTCGCCGAAGTGCCTCCGATGGGCCCGCAGCGAGCCGAATTACAACTGTTCGTCGCGCTCGCGCCGGGTGTGGTCATCGAATTCGTGACCGCGCTACGCCACGCTCAGCACGTGCAACTTTAG
- a CDS encoding MFS transporter translates to MPIPLLALAISAFAIGTTEFVIMGLLPEVAHDLAVSIPSAGLLVSGYALGVAVGAPLLAVITSKMPRKLALQLLMGVFIVGNVLCAVASGYSVLMIARVVTSFAHGSFFGIGAVVAASLVPAEKRASAIALMFTGLTLANVLGVPFGTFIGQEFGWRAAFWIVGVLGVLSLAGVSALVPNRHDSGPVGLGHEVRVLKDPQVWTALAMTVLGFGGVFVVFTYIAPILEQVSGFSPRGVTLILVLFGIGLTIGNTVGGKLADRALMPSLMGILVALAVVMAIFARTSHSQVAAAITVFVWGIAAFATVPPLQMRVVEKAAAAPNLASTLNIGAFNVGNAGGAWLGGLVINHGHSLDTLPWVAAAVSVVALLLAWFAARMDAPASTVALRA, encoded by the coding sequence ATGCCCATTCCATTACTGGCGTTAGCGATTAGCGCATTTGCAATCGGCACCACCGAGTTCGTGATCATGGGTTTGCTGCCCGAGGTCGCGCACGATCTGGCGGTGTCGATTCCGTCGGCCGGTTTGCTCGTGAGCGGCTATGCGCTCGGCGTCGCGGTCGGTGCGCCGCTACTCGCGGTGATCACCAGCAAGATGCCGCGCAAGCTCGCGCTGCAGTTGCTGATGGGCGTGTTCATCGTCGGCAACGTGCTGTGCGCGGTCGCTTCCGGCTATTCCGTGCTGATGATTGCGCGTGTGGTGACGTCGTTCGCGCACGGTTCGTTCTTCGGTATCGGCGCGGTGGTGGCGGCTTCGCTCGTGCCGGCCGAAAAGCGCGCGAGCGCGATTGCGCTGATGTTCACCGGCCTGACGCTGGCGAATGTGCTCGGCGTGCCGTTCGGCACCTTCATCGGCCAGGAGTTCGGCTGGCGCGCCGCGTTCTGGATCGTCGGCGTATTGGGCGTGCTGTCGCTGGCCGGTGTGTCGGCGCTGGTGCCGAACCGTCACGATTCCGGTCCGGTCGGCCTCGGTCATGAAGTGCGCGTGCTAAAGGATCCGCAGGTCTGGACCGCGCTCGCGATGACGGTGCTCGGCTTCGGCGGTGTGTTTGTCGTCTTCACCTATATCGCGCCGATTCTCGAGCAGGTGAGCGGCTTCTCGCCGCGCGGCGTGACGCTGATTCTGGTCCTGTTCGGCATCGGCCTGACGATCGGCAATACGGTGGGCGGCAAGCTCGCCGACCGCGCGCTGATGCCTTCGCTGATGGGCATTCTGGTCGCGCTCGCAGTGGTGATGGCGATCTTCGCGCGCACCAGCCACTCGCAGGTGGCCGCGGCGATTACCGTGTTCGTGTGGGGCATTGCCGCGTTCGCGACCGTGCCGCCGTTGCAGATGCGCGTGGTCGAGAAGGCGGCCGCGGCGCCGAATCTGGCTTCCACGTTGAACATCGGTGCGTTCAACGTCGGCAATGCGGGTGGCGCGTGGCTCGGCGGTCTCGTGATCAATCACGGTCATTCGCTCGATACGCTGCCTTGGGTGGCGGCGGCGGTCAGCGTGGTGGCTTTGCTGCTAGCGTGGTTCGCGGCGCGGATGGATGCGCCGGCATCGACCGTCGCGCTGCGTGCCTGA
- a CDS encoding XRE family transcriptional regulator produces MHSPLALVRDPAADTEASPRAAEPFDALEHLVGVNLARLRAERQLSLDALARASGVSRAMLAQIESARSVPSIKVLCKVAAALKVSVAAFLRRHATNGFEHLPAERSSRVVSSNGRYSARPLYPDAEPTAAEFHELRIAPLHTEAGTRRAPGTTVNLVVSEGTLEVSVHDQRQLLATGDAIVFDADQPHSLRNPGDTEARAFRVTLKAESPPRWDVPASHDATRQTAPV; encoded by the coding sequence ATGCATTCCCCGCTTGCGCTGGTTCGCGATCCCGCGGCTGACACCGAAGCGTCGCCGCGTGCCGCCGAACCCTTCGACGCACTTGAACATCTGGTCGGCGTGAATCTCGCCCGATTGCGCGCCGAGCGGCAACTGTCGCTCGACGCCTTGGCCCGCGCTTCGGGCGTTTCGCGAGCGATGCTCGCGCAGATCGAGTCGGCGCGCAGCGTGCCGTCGATCAAGGTGCTGTGCAAGGTCGCGGCGGCGTTGAAGGTGTCGGTGGCAGCGTTTTTGCGGCGTCACGCGACTAACGGCTTCGAGCATCTGCCGGCTGAACGTTCGTCGCGCGTGGTTAGTTCGAACGGGCGTTATTCGGCCCGGCCGCTTTATCCCGACGCCGAACCGACCGCCGCCGAGTTTCACGAGCTGCGTATCGCGCCGCTGCATACCGAGGCCGGCACGCGCCGCGCGCCGGGCACGACCGTGAATCTGGTGGTGAGCGAAGGCACGCTGGAAGTCAGCGTGCACGATCAGCGTCAATTGCTGGCAACGGGTGACGCGATCGTCTTCGATGCCGATCAGCCGCATAGCCTGCGCAACCCGGGCGACACCGAAGCGCGCGCGTTTCGTGTGACACTGAAGGCGGAATCGCCGCCGCGCTGGGACGTGCCTGCATCACACGATGCGACTCGGCAGACCGCGCCGGTTTAA
- the ribB gene encoding 3,4-dihydroxy-2-butanone-4-phosphate synthase: MSFAAFPAPSVIANDAFLDLPLLATEAVPPRIAAALQAMRDGRAVVLQDDHDRENEADLIVSAERLSVETMALLIRECSGIVCLCLPDDKIRALELPPMAVNNESRHGTAFTVSIEARDGVTTGVSALDRVTTIRAAIADTAKPADIVRPGHVFPLRAMPGGVLARRGHTEGTVDLAILAGLKPAGVLCELMNADGTMTRGADVERFAAQHNLPMLTIAELVEFRQALATARECVADEA, from the coding sequence ATGTCCTTTGCTGCTTTTCCTGCTCCGTCGGTGATTGCGAATGACGCATTCCTCGATCTCCCGCTGCTCGCCACCGAAGCCGTTCCGCCGCGTATCGCAGCCGCCTTGCAAGCGATGCGCGATGGCCGCGCCGTGGTCCTGCAAGACGATCACGACCGCGAGAACGAAGCCGATCTGATCGTTTCCGCCGAGCGTCTTTCCGTCGAAACCATGGCGCTGCTGATCCGCGAATGCAGCGGCATCGTCTGCCTGTGCCTGCCCGACGACAAGATCCGCGCGCTCGAATTGCCGCCGATGGCCGTCAACAACGAAAGCCGTCATGGCACCGCGTTCACCGTCTCGATCGAAGCACGCGACGGGGTGACGACCGGCGTGTCCGCGCTCGATCGCGTGACGACGATCCGCGCGGCAATCGCCGATACGGCGAAGCCTGCGGACATCGTGCGTCCGGGCCACGTGTTCCCGCTGCGTGCGATGCCGGGCGGCGTGCTGGCGCGCCGCGGCCACACCGAAGGCACGGTGGATCTGGCAATTCTCGCGGGCCTGAAGCCGGCCGGCGTGCTGTGCGAACTGATGAACGCGGACGGCACGATGACGCGCGGCGCGGATGTGGAGCGCTTCGCGGCGCAACACAATCTGCCAATGCTGACGATCGCCGAACTGGTGGAATTCCGTCAGGCGCTGGCGACGGCACGTGAATGCGTGGCCGACGAGGCGTGA